The sequence AGCACTTTCATGCCATATTCTTGGATTTTTTTCACGGCTTCGTCGATCGCGCTTTGCATGTCTTCGCGCACATTGTATTTGTCAAAGTCAAAGTACACTTGCCCAACAATTGTGCCACTCTCTACATGGGGTTTGGGGGGTTCGGGTTTTTCTATGGGATTGGATTGGACTTCTTCTTTAGGCACGGTGTGCTCTTCAGATGGGGGAGTAGGCTTTGGAGCTGCTTGTTGGGCTTGTGGGGCGGGTTTTGGTGTAGGTGCCACTTCACTTTTGTGATTGCTAGCACACCCCGTCATTAATGCGCACGCTAAAGCTACACTGGCTAAAAACCACTTCTTCATAAAACTCCTTCGTATTTGTTTAATAGACAAAACAAAACTCGATTATACACCCTGCTTTTTTAATGGGACTTAAACAACTACCAATCGAAGGATTGGACATTGGTATTTTCCAGCGGAAATAAGTAACTTTGGTTGTTTTCTAATAAAATCACACCCAAAGCGTT is a genomic window of Helicobacter sp. NHP19-012 containing:
- a CDS encoding OmpA family protein, with translation MKKWFLASVALACALMTGCASNHKSEVAPTPKPAPQAQQAAPKPTPPSEEHTVPKEEVQSNPIEKPEPPKPHVESGTIVGQVYFDFDKYNVREDMQSAIDEAVKKIQEYGMKVLLEGNTDEFGTGEYNFALGNKRGLSVKEVLTIKGISADDIKVVSFGETKPICQEKTKACYRKNRRVDIKVVD